A window of Rosa rugosa chromosome 7, drRosRugo1.1, whole genome shotgun sequence genomic DNA:
CCACAATATGTGAACAACAATGTGAATGTGCAAGAACTTACCACTGCCACCGTTGACGAACCGAGCAGCTCTGCAAGATTCGCTATGTGCATGAACTTCCAACACCCTATAACCATAAAGTATTAATCATTTTACATTAAAAGaatctaaaataaataaatgtgaAAAGGGAGccgaatgtttttttttttttttttttgaaaatatttgGACCTTTCAGGTACTGAACCAGATGAATATCGGTACAAGTGAAGGTCGCCATCGATGAGACCTGTAGTCACTAATTGCTCCGATGGATGAAAGTCGAGGTCAAACGCCAACTTTCCCAAGTTTATTTCCATTTCCTTTATGACTCCCCCTCAGTTAGACACTTGTGTTTGTAGGCCTGTAGGAAGATTGATTTGTAGATTCTTCAATTATAAAGGTAAATTGAATAATAAACATCAGTAATATACCAACATTCCTTAAGAAGTCCTTCAAATCAATATGCAGTAAATAAATATATAGATGAATGGTTCTGCGCTTATACGAAAACCAAGATACATATGAAAGCAATTACAAAATGTTTAACTGGGTTACAACAAAGTAAAAAGAACAGACAAGCTGTGTATAGATATACTTAAGATGATCAAATAAGCTCAGGCCAAAGTTTAGAGTAAATCGTCAGTGTCTGGACAAAACCAACAGAAAGCCAAAGAATTTGATATCTAAAGAAAGGTAATTTACCGAACAAGATCAAGCGGTGATGACTGGGAGACTGAGGAAGGAGAAAAGCGACGGTGGGCTGGGCTGCGCCGGCTTTTCTCACTGAAGTAGCGTAGAGTAGAGAATAGAAGGAACAGCTCAACGAAGCGGCAGCAGAGAAAGAGAGGAAAGGGTTTAAGGTTTTGATTTTCGAAATTCTgagtttttatttatatatttgtttttcttttcttttcttttttttgctacaaaattaaaaaaacgaATTCATAGCTTAGAGCCCTTCCTTTGCTGAAAATCACACAAGATGAGTTAGAAGATCTCATATCCCCGGGACCAAGGCCTAATGCAAGAGTTATGGAATCAAATACCTTTGGTCTTCACGAGCTCACGCAAAATTTTGGTGTTGAGAGATTGAACCGAACATCAGGGTCTTGAACGGAAAGTCTTCATCTGTTAGAAAGCCCCAAAGAAGTAGGCCCAAATCCACAAGAACATTGAGGTGAATTGTTATTGGCGGTGTGAATTGTAAAAGCTTGTGATAGTAGGATTGAACGCAAGTTTGTACGCGCGCGTCAGTTTTAAGCTCAATCCGTTTTCAAACTAGACCAATCGGTTGGCTCAAATTTCAATTGGACAACCAAATTTCAATAGGTTGGGCCGACATATTTAGTTGAACTAAATTTTCCATACCACCTAGCATAGTTTCAACTCATTGTTTTTGAGCTTaaataacttttttttattaagtTTCCAGTGTTCTAAAATTCAGCCTGGGTAGGCGCCGGCcacataaattaattaaaaaaattgaacaTGAAATTAGGCAGCGATTAAGCGAATGGACAGACACGacatttatccaaaaaaaaaaaaatgaatgtgATATAACAGTACTTCGCCGACACAAGGACTTCAGACATACTagacttcaaagttcaaagatttttttttagaaagggCAATTTATATTAGGGTGATTCTAgttgaacctccaaatttactattTGGACATCTCATatttagtacacctctaatttactttttagaatacttgaaaagctaagtagacctccttatttttaccaaaacacccttgaatatGACATACAACAATTtattactctactttttatctctatcttcaaccatgagaagaagaatgaataaaaatcacatgatattgctctcttatgagtagctctctcctccaccaaaattaatcaaaggttctcgatcttgatatatTGCTGAAATccttttgaatttgctaaaagaaggatttcaagagttttgggttggaagattgagtaataactatatcataatattcaatatCATTAATCATTGGGGAAAAATGTCtcgacctagcagagctctgctagggttgggagagagCCGCCTTCGGGTTTGGCCTCTCTGTACCCTCTCCGTCATGTATGGAGTACAACTACGGCGTCTCTTTTGGGATCGCCCAAATCAAGGCAGGGTTTTGCCGTGTCTTCTCTTTCGCCGGTTTCTCCTGCGCCATCGTGGCTCATAGGACTGGGGACCTGGTCTTTTCTGGATCGATTGCCTTGTGCGGTGCAGGACTGTGCAATCTCAGGGGTGCCATCAAGTTTTGGTGGCTCGTCTAGGCCACGGCGTGCGCGGCTTAAAGGATCTGAGATGCAGGCAGATCTGGTTCAAGCATGGCAGATGCGATTCCCGGGTTGGGCTTTGCACGGGTCGGGTCAGATTCTGTTCAAGGCCcttcatggttgttttccgGCTGACCGGCGTCTACTGGTATGGGGGCAAAGTCAACTTGCGATTCCAATTCCGTTTTGCTCGTCTGTTTTCCAGGTTGACGACATTGGGCTCAATCTTTTGGTCCCTCGCCATCGGTTGGATGGAGGCACGGTGGGGCGGCGCTTTGGAATTACAGTCAGCTTCTCTCGGGATTTTGGCAGTTTCCGACGTCGGCGCAGCTTGGGTGCAGGTGTCTGGGGCGGTAAAGTCAACGATTCTGTTCTCTTGGTTGCCAGGGCTAACCCTAAGTGCTGTTGGGCCTTGCTTTGGTTTTCTGATTTGGGCTTGGGACTTAATGGAATGCCTAGGGCTGCAGCATGTGGTCCATGTGGGCCTCTTCAGTTTTGGATCTGGATTTGGGATCCCGGTGGTTTTTGTATaaaaatttgggatccaggacggTTTTTGTCTAGATACCTAATTTTTTATTGGGATCAGTACCCGCGAGGAACTGACGGGATTATTGGTCTGAGGTTGTCAGCGAGTCTACTGATGGATTCTGTAGAAAATTTTTATTATcagtttcttattagtttactcACCCCTGAGCTTCACTCAATAGGTTGTGTGATATTGCGTTTAGCGGTGTCTCTTTCTGACGGCCTCACAGGGGCGGGTCGCTGTGTAATATTGCTTCTTCCATATTGAATAAAAATGTCTGACctccttcaactcaaaaaaaaaaaaaaaaaatatcataatattcaatgaatttagtttaaggaaattccaaatcagattcttttgaatttatttttgtattaaatgatgggccatgtatagaaattattatttttacttaattattttaggtaaattataaaactatatggcaatacaaggaaattccggaagaaataaaaaaagaatttaattgaatgttatatttagggaggtaagaagaggttttttttttttttttttttcccatttttctctctttgtccttatttgtcttttcatatgacttgataaaatctattaataattgaaaaaagttggaggtccaaatattaaatttggaggtccaactagaatcacccttTATATTAATATGAATATATAGTACAACTAAAAGATGTAAAATTTACATCaactgaaaacaaagaaaaaataagggttcttgaccaaaagcaccaaaacgaggcaaagttatcccacttaccatAGCAAGAGATTTTTAAtctcacttacccaatttaaagcgaaatgacaattttacccttcatATAATTAAGAAATTGCATCCATGCCACtctactctccctctctcccccaCTCTCTCCACGTTGCCggccgactctctctctctccccgatctgcaATCTCCACGCCTAAAGACGACGAAGAAACTCTGGTCGGAGCTACCTCGCCAGAGTCCTCGACACCGTTTGATTGATCGCCGATCCCGAGGGCCTTCTCCGCCTCTGGAAGCAGCGACGAACATCTCAGccggtgctctctctctctctctctctctaagttcgACGACGACGTCGGCAGCGTGCTTCGGGTTCCCTGCGACgttatttctctctcctccctctctctctctcccctcgtCTCCGACTTCAAACTTGGTGACAGATTTCGATCCAAAAAGGATTGGCGAAGGTGAGGACCATGGAGTTAGGGCCGGCGTCATTGTTGGTGGCGTCGGAGACGAGTTTGTCGGTAGAAATGCGCCGGCGTCGTTGTTGGATGGCTTCTTGGGTGCccaaatatttttattttttttttaagtaatggggctgaaggaaaggggaaaaaaaatctattgccctccaatagacgttttgaattgatacaatctcttcattttttttctttaattaaagttttatttgtctattTTAGGAATATTAtttctcatttcggtaattaaaacgtctattgaggggcaatagacgtctattgcccttctATTGGGatgcaatagatgtctattagggtgcaatagattattgggggcaatagacgtctattgtccctcTATTGGgcggcaatagacgtctattggggtcaatagaggttttcagaaaaattCGGTGGGCGGCGGTCAGTGACCGGAATCAGGCGAAAGTTggcggaatccggcggccggtgaagtctcctatgatttatctctcttccattttctctctccctctccatctctctctctctaaataacaaagggatgaggggtaaaatggtattaaaaaaaaataaaaacaaaaaaaaatcttaatgggataTCTTCCCtaccttagagtgttttgggtaagagagaattaaaaaaacttaatggggttaatgggaaaaaaatccctaaaaatggggtaaatggacaaaaacccaaaaaaggaACCTAAATGCAAGCATGGACGATGTAAAAATTCAAGAAGAATATTTATCCGTAGTTCTTTGGAACCAATTTTGGTATGAACATTAcaaattcaattcaatttgggAAAGCTGAACTCTTAGCATGGTTAATTGCTTGGAATGGGGCAGTTACAGATAGTAATGGACCAGAAGAGTAGGGGATGAAGGACAAGAGAGGAACGGGAAAAAACATGGGAAAACACGATGGAGATAGAAATATAGAAAATACATGCAGAGGATCCGCTAGTAATCTATGACAAAGTGACCacaattttcttcttcaattgccCCCTGATTCACAGCAACACTTTGAAGTCTTTAGCAAATGATGCAACCGTCTGAAGAGATGAGAAGATTGAAAAAGATGGAAGGCCATGCATACACGACGACTGGAGATCACTTCCCTTGTACAAACTCTCCGTAAACAAAGAATACATGTACAGTTACAGTATCTGGCCAAAAAAAGAGTACACAAGCTTGCAAGGCAACTATGTTGATTGTTGGATATTATTAATGGGTATTCTTCCAACTTTGTTAAATACATATGTTAAAGCCTAGATTTACCACCACTCTTTCCCGGAATATGCAATGCATCATAATGGCCAAAACCATGATAGAGAACTCTGATTGGATTTTCCTTCCCATATTCTTGCCCATACTCAGCAATGGTTATCAAGCCGCCAGCCTTTTCATCATACATGTATACTGTGATCGGCATTCTGCAGTCATCATGGAATTCATACTTCAACGATATAAATCCGTCAAAATAAGAAAGCTTAATGGAGCAACATTATATTAGAGAGCACAGAATAGATGAGGACGTACTCAAGAACATGTGAAGCCATTAACAATTCAGGCTCGCCTCCCCATACATGTGGCTTTCTTATTTGGGAGACATATGTGTCAAAATCACCTTCAACAAACCTATCTTGGAAAACAATGAGATAAACGTACATCAGTTGACAGATATACATCTATATCTTATGTTGTAACTGTAATACATGTTTATCCGTAAAAATGAAAAGTTAGGTCCCCACGTGGCTTCGACTGATTGTCGAATGTTGGTGATACCAGCTATCAGATCTACAATTAGGGCAGAACTAACTTAGCTGTTTCTGTGAATTAAGACTTTGAATAACCCCAGGTCAACATGTCATTATCTTTGGGTCTCCACTGCATAAGTCTAATCATTTGTTTGAATCGTGCTTTTATGATTCACCTCATATGCCAATGCCAAGATTAGAAAGCAAGGGGAAGGAAGAAAAACAAGAGGGGAATCAAGGAATTCCTATTTCATCATCCAAAGAAGTTACATCTCGGCCAGTTTTTAGTGAATCCAAgctcaattaaaatcaaaatccctGATCACATCAACTTCCTCGATCAAAGTCCTAAGACTAAGCTTTTGCCCATCACACATATTTTCCTGTCTATATTCTTATTTGAAATTGGGACATATATTCTTATGATATAATAACTGAAAGACACTGCCATCCAAAATGGAAATGTATCTAAGCATAAAAGGCTGTCATAATGTTTTTGACACTCACAATCAGTAAACTTACCATTCTGTCTCTTCTCTCCTTTTGATAAACTCATCTGCAACCTAGAAATTTGACAGAACAACATACAAGTGATCAATTAATCCAAACTATACCAAAAATAATGAATGACATTAAATATCATCATCGACCATGCTAATCTCGTGGGTAAATGCTCTACGAAAATAATTTAtcataaaattttcattttatctTATAGGCCCCTATGCCTTAGCTATCGAGGTGCATACACAAAGGTAAAAAGTTCAAATATCACCAATCAAGCAAGGTGTTCAAATTAAGGATATAGAAATTAAAGCGTATTTAACCAAATGGTTGAGTTTTAAGAAGATACTGCAATTAAGCTTTTCTCTCTTTTAAACATGGAAAGGATGTTTGAACTATTTATTGTCTTAATGAAGGAAAATACACTCCCTCTCAAGTCATCTGCTAACTCATTATTGTAATAATGACTGAAAATAGAAACATACTCTAGCTCTCAAGTCATCTGCTAATTCTCTTTGAAGGCTTGGACTAGGAGCTGATTTTCCCGCTCGTAAACAAGCGCCATGAGCAACAGAGCGGAACATGCACCTTCCATCTCCAGGTATTCCTGTGCAGAATGGAGAAGTCAGCTATACACCAAGTCAATTAGTAGTTTCAAATACGTAGATACTAAAATACCAGCTACAAAttgcaaaaaaaagaaaaaaaaaaaaaagaaaaaaaaaaggaggaaaaaagaagaagaagaagaagatattaTCCAATTATGGAAGGATATGCTGCTCACCAATAATGGAATAATCAGTATAAACTTTTTTTCCATGTGAATATGACAAATCACCGTCATATTCCTTATCATCAGTCTTACAAGCTGCTTCAGCGTGTGTTGGCTCAGAAGAATTACAAATCAGCAACCCAAAAATCAAACCAGCAGACGCACATCCTTGTGGCCATGACACTGGGCCCACATTACACTTGATTTTGGGAAGCATTCCTTGTCTTGGGACCAAAAATCTCGTTTTCATACCCTGACATGCCAATGAAATTTCTAGACATCGTTTCTGAGGTTTTCTAGCATTAACTGTTAATGACCGTGAGTTGCCCATATCCGTGGAGAAGCAAGACCTGAAACAGCTTCCATGGGGTGTTTGGCCAATTTCAGATGGACAACTCTTGGTGAGGGATAAGCCGCCAAATTTATTTCCCGATTTCCCCGGCTGCAGTCGGTAACAACAGGAACTGGATGCTCCACGAGACACTACACTACAGATCTTACTGCCCATCTGCATTTCAATACCGCCACTCATGCAGACAACATTCTTTGCACCCTGGTCGATGTGAGTACAAACAATCGTATTCACATAGCCTGAGGCAAAGAAGAATGGAACTAGTTAATGCAACACACCAATATATGCCTATCGCACGTTAGGATCATTATTTGTTGACATGAAAACTTAACAATGTACAAAAATTCTACTTTACAGTTTGAACTCAAGTCACATGTTTATGTTTTACTGTCAACCccagcaacaaaaaaaaaaagtaataattaAAAGGAGGTGACAAGCTAAAGCAATCTAATACGTCATATTACCTTGATAATCAAGATTTACCTTCATTCCATTTCACATCAACAGAGGTCTTCGGCCTCCCTACCAGTTAAATATGAGTTATAAAAAGAATCAACAAAGAACATGAAAATACGATGAAATAAAGCTACTGATCAATATGTGAGACAATATTTATACCAGCCTTGTACACAAGCCACACTTCCTTAATGCTTATTCCCCTATGAAAAGCACTTTTACCATTTAAATACTAACATTACTCTTGTATATCATTCTCCCACTCCGGGCTAGATATTCTTATTCACCATGTTTTGAACCTCTTAATTTCCAAGGTGACTTTTCAAGTAGCAAAGAAAATTGCCCCCCAAAACAAGGCCTTGCCTTTATTGTAGCTGGGACAAGTAGCAATACAAACACATACCGCATAACGCAAATTCACTGATTATTATAATTTTCATACGCAGATGCAGCATGTAGAGCAAACACAAGAGAAGGAACTTGAAAACCCCATAACCCACAGCTTTTAATCTTTTATCctaaaagaggaaaaagaagccAAGCAGACCTTTGTTCCACCAATAATAAGTAATCTGTTCTAGAAGAACCAATAACAATTATTCTCAGCTATAAACTCTAAGAAAAATCACCATGCAAATCGTTCTGAAATCTGACAATGTAATCACTACAAGGAAGCATCAAGCAAATGAACATTTGCATTTTAGTGATTTTACAGACAACAAGCATATGTCTTTACTCAACATTACCCAACAAAAACAGAGTCATAGCAGTCAATAAAAGAAGACCAAAATAAAATTATTGAAACTAGCTTCAAATTGCAATTGGCATTGGAGAACTGTAAGGGCAAAGTGCAAAATGGAATGCAATACCTGTGGAGTTCAACCCAACAAGAGAAAAAATACTCTATAGAAAAGCTgaacaaatttatacgaaaaagaacaaaatgaaaCAGAATTGTAGATGAAGAAGGAAGGGTCTGGAAGTAAAGAATACCTGCATCAAAATCACGTTTGGGTGTGGAATAAGGAACAACCCACCAAACAAAGAAAGGAGAGACTACCCAATTCAGAAGCAATGGATAGATGATGAGCTGAGGTATTGTTCCAAATGGGTTTTGCTTGTTCTTCTTCTATTCTACTACTCACTTGAGTCACTTCTCGGATTTGTGTCggtgaagtggttttgtttcTTTCGCCAAATGTAGTACTCGTTTCGTTTTTTATTCGGTCAGTCCATTTCCGACAGCATGACCCGGCCCAAAGTTAAACGCTAAGAAAATACTGCTTTTACCGAAACGTACTTCTGAGCTTTCATCACAGCTTCCTTCAGGCTCAGGGCAAGGGCTTCCCTTGAGGTTGAGGAACAGTTTCAGTACCAACATTTGTAACACCAATGGTAAAGGAATAAAAGGATGCACCATTGTATTTTTGGTAACAAAACCCATGGCAACTCCAATTGAATTCCAGCAGAGCATGGTAACACTGAACAGACATTCTTTGTAGGTGAGAATTGCTTGATCTGTAGCTCTAAAACACTATGCCGCAGCATTTTCTAAACACAATGCACTTTTTTAAGCATACCAAATAGAGATACAACGAACACAAGTATAGGTAGATGGTTAATTGCTCATAGATGTGTGTGAAGGATACTCGAAGTTGGTCAAAGAAAACATACATGAGTTTTGTAACCATAGACTCTTGGAGGTTAATGGTTATACTAGGGTCCTCAATGGTTGAGCTTGTGTCGTGTCACAATATTAAATGTCTCATAGTAAACAAACTCAAACTTACTCGATAGAATACTCGTTTAGAAAatacaaactcaaactcaattTGTTTATTAAATCAGTGActcccttcaaaaaaaattaaatcagTGACTAGTGATGATTCATTTAACTCATTTAATAAACATGTCATGTTAAAATGAATTCGATGACCATTTATATGTATTTGGAGGTGGATAACACTATCAATACATTTTTTTGGCTCTTTAGTGAAGGAAGAACAACTGGTAGATGTTATTTAGTAAAGATCTAGTAAGACATTTTATGACTCACTGGTCGAGTAGGGATACAGGCGACTTATATTCTCCAATTTGAGTTTAGGTTCCATAATTATCTGCTAGAATAGTATTGTATAATAGTATTGTATATAATATAAGCCACAATTAATTTAGGTGTAACTACTAATTACCTTGATTTGTACTGTTGTACATAACTACTTGCAATTTGTCATGGATATGTACTATCCTCACCTATAATCTTACGAAATGACAAATTAATTTCCATGGGAAAAAGTTACAGTTAGGTTTTGGCAAATGCTTCTAAGAAGTATATCTGATCTTAGGTAAATGGTAACTCATTTCATCCTGCAAAAACTCATTATCGAAACTTATAGTCAAGTGAACCCGAACTTAAGATGATGCAAAAGCCAGCTCCTGGAAAACCATCCCCCTGTGCTCAAAATTTCTAAATTCATCAAAGCTTGCACAACCTAGACTTAGTAAAATAACGTCCCCTGAAATTAGGGGTGGGTTTGTGAAACCGAAAACCAAAAAAAACCGAGACGAAAGCCGAACCGAAGccaaaaaaaccgaaccgaaaaaaaaaaccgaactgaaataaaaaaaccgaaccgaaccggttcagttcggttttcggttttagcatgtcaaaaaccgaaccgaaccgaaaactGAACCAGTCAAACAAAAATGACGTCGTTTTGGGTTTTAAGTCTGAAACCCTAATGCGCTGTCATATATATACTTCAGTAGCCTCCCTCCCTCAGTTAATTATCACTCTCTCGTCTCTTCAGCCTCTCACGCAGACACAGGCACACCGCCTCTCTTCACCCTAGGCATCCCTCGCACAGCGATTACTCTCCGATACCATGAGATCAGACAACGCACCCCTATCAGCCTTGATGATGTTACTAGATAACCAAGATAATGAAAACCAGATCGATGGCTAAGGACCAGATCTGAGTATTTCTGGGTATGAATTTCTACCTATGTTCATGTGTTGATTCAAACATCCTTTGATACTGATTTATGAAATCGTTTGATCTCAattatgttttcaatttttaGGGTTCTGCTATTTGGAGTATTGATACTAACAGGTAATCAAAGTCAAAGTCAATTTGGGACATTTTGTATGAAGATGATTTGGTATTCCGAGCTTATTGATTTACATCCCAAAGTTGAAATACTACTCAGATGACTTATTAATAGGACTAGAAAGAGTTTTGCTTTTGTTAATTCTTTGCATCAGCTTGAAGAGTTTTGCTTTCTCCATTGTTGCATTTCAAGTGTCTTAAATAAATTTCAGAAATGCATTCATCAAGGTCGATTACTATGATGTGTTTTATTAATCTCGTACTGTTTCTTGGCCTAATTTCTGTGCAGGCACTAGGGTTGAAGCTTTTAAGGAGGATTAAGAGGCCTGAATACAAGGTGAATCCTTTCTTCTCTAAGCACTGTATTAGTAGGAAGTATATGAACTGATTGACACTTGATTTAACATTTTTATATATGAGACATCTTATTGTCATGAGAGCACTAAATTAGTTGGTTGTATGATAAAGCTAGTCAAGAATAAGATTTGCAAGCGTGATAAATTCACTACACCACAAACAGTCATCTATAGTGGCCAAAAAACGCTATAGTATCATGTCATAGCGTTATAGAAAACGCTATGACAGCTCCCGCTATGGTAGGTTTGTTGCTTTAGATAGCGTTTCCCAAGCATAGCGTTTACAAAACGCTACAGATTAGTTTTTCATAGCATTTCTGAATTGCTATAAAAATACTTTCCATAGCATTTTTGAAATGCTATTAGCTTATTATTCATAGCATTTATAAACTGTTGTTGTCATATATATAATTGCTTTTAGATAACTACCATAACATTTAAGGAATGCTATCATTCTTCTTTTAATAGCGTTTTGTCATTGTCTCTGTACACTTATTATAGCATTTCAATAATGTCATCTAAACATTTGTGTCAAACTGAAAATAGTTTCAAATAATGACAgccataaaaataataattcattTAATGGTTCAAAATGATACATGATTAATTTGTACCATACAAGAAATTCAAAAACTAGTCCAACCAACAAGTTGTGTCTTTGGATCCAATATGGACTACTTACTGAAATTTAACAAAGTAGAAAAACATATATAATAACTAATTTACTGCATTAGTATTGAATTGAGGGAGCTCATCATCTTCAACAATAGACTGCTACAAAACAGAAGACAAAATCATGATTAGATAAGTTGAAAAGTTTGCTAATCGATCACAAGTAGCAGCATGATTAGAAATGGCATGATCACTACATATATAAAACATATTACCAGATTTTCAAAGAATAACAACTTTGATGAGAACACAAAAAAAGAACCTGATTTTGTTTCCAGGTACATCGATAGCATACATCTAAACTGTTGGATTTCATCATTTCTGAGATCTTTGCAGCAGGAAGATCCGCGTAGCATCCATATCTTATCTGAAATACCTCATGGAACTTATGTCCAACATGATGCATTAGTTCTGCTGATGGCTCTGTGGAAGGTAAAGTTGCGTCAAAGATCAACTGtttgaagaaaacaaaatctaaAAGTTTGTCAACTGAACCAAATAAAGGCTATATCagcaaaaataaaatttggTATAGGAAAACAGTTTGAATGGTATTTACTACTATCTTCTTTTATCCATAATCATTATCAGCCAGTTACCATGATGGATCTGGTGAGTGCAAGAGAATAACTGTACCTGACATAACAGGACTACACAGTGTACGTTGATATTTTGACTCAGACAGAGACCTTCTGCCTCTCTTCTACAGTTAACGGAGAACTAAATCCACGGGAAGATAAATCTCTTCGAGGGCTGTCATAGTTACCAGTTGGACTAAACAGAGAAAAACCCTCTGCTGCAACACTTGACCCAAGTCGTGTTCTAAGTGTTAAAAGACAATCTATAACAGTCTTCATAGATCCCTGCACAATAATATAAACCAGAAAATGAGTAAGAGGGAACATATGAACAAGGAAAATCTCACAAAGATACCAGACATTCAATCCAACTGGTAAATAACTTGTAGGGGGAGACTAGGAAATCAACCTCGTCAACAGAACAAGGTCTAAGCCTGTTCAATAGCCTACATAAAATGGTACCATCAATCAATACTGATCTCAAGTCCTCATATGAAGCAGTTTCTGGTAAACCTAAATCAGGAAGTAAACTATTTAACCACTCCACTA
This region includes:
- the LOC133723550 gene encoding OVARIAN TUMOR DOMAIN-containing deubiquitinating enzyme 4-like isoform X1, with protein sequence MKVNLDYQGYVNTIVCTHIDQGAKNVVCMSGGIEMQMGSKICSVVSRGASSSCCYRLQPGKSGNKFGGLSLTKSCPSEIGQTPHGSCFRSCFSTDMGNSRSLTVNARKPQKRCLEISLACQGMKTRFLVPRQGMLPKIKCNVGPVSWPQGCASAGLIFGLLICNSSEPTHAEAACKTDDKEYDGDLSYSHGKKVYTDYSIIGIPGDGRCMFRSVAHGACLRAGKSAPSPSLQRELADDLRARVADEFIKRREETEWFVEGDFDTYVSQIRKPHVWGGEPELLMASHVLEMPITVYMYDEKAGGLITIAEYGQEYGKENPIRVLYHGFGHYDALHIPGKSGGKSRL
- the LOC133723550 gene encoding OVARIAN TUMOR DOMAIN-containing deubiquitinating enzyme 4-like isoform X2, whose product is MSGGIEMQMGSKICSVVSRGASSSCCYRLQPGKSGNKFGGLSLTKSCPSEIGQTPHGSCFRSCFSTDMGNSRSLTVNARKPQKRCLEISLACQGMKTRFLVPRQGMLPKIKCNVGPVSWPQGCASAGLIFGLLICNSSEPTHAEAACKTDDKEYDGDLSYSHGKKVYTDYSIIGIPGDGRCMFRSVAHGACLRAGKSAPSPSLQRELADDLRARVADEFIKRREETEWFVEGDFDTYVSQIRKPHVWGGEPELLMASHVLEMPITVYMYDEKAGGLITIAEYGQEYGKENPIRVLYHGFGHYDALHIPGKSGGKSRL